The genomic region AGGTTTTTTCGGGTCACGAACAAAGTAGTAGGAGTGATGCCGTGGCGGTTGAAAACACCTCCTTTCGAGCAATTCATTCTTGGATCGTTGCGTTATGCTATATCGAAACATTTCAAGCACTTAGACGGTAACCAGCCCACGCGCCCCTTCCCTCGGGGCCATGAGATTCGTCCGAAATACCTGAAGATAGTACCAATAATGGACCTCAAAGTCAAGGACTAGAACGCTGTAAGCGGTCGGACGGGGAAATTTTGGTGGGCGAAACAGGGTTCGAACCTGTGACCCCTTGCGTGTAAGGCAAGTGCTCTACCAGCTGAGCTATTCGCCCCCTTATTTGGCCAGAATACCCCAGGGGATCAACACCAGATAGCCGGTCAAAAGCAGGATCGGAGCGAGGGTGATGGAGCCTCGGGAGAGGGCCAGGTACCCGGTCAGGATGACCGCCGCCGCGACGGCCAAAATGACGTAATTCTTTCTCCCAAATGCGATTTCGACCCCGGGCTGATCGCCCTGCTTCGGCCCGGGACCGCGCCGCGCTCTCCTGCGGGATTCAGCGACGTTCGCCATCGACCCTCTCCTCCGCGAGAACTGCCGGCTGCGGATCCGGTCGGCGGTAGCCTCTCGGATCGATCTCCACGGTCATAAAGCCTAACCTATTCAAGGCAAATGATATATTGGAAAGGGTCGTTTCCCCCGAAATACGAGCGATATCCTCTTCCAGGACCTCGATCCTCGCGTGGGTTCCTTCGTGCCTGAGCCGGGCGACCCGGAGGCCGAGAGCCTCCCGGAGCCAGGCCTCACCCTGCTCCACCTGGCTCAGCTTCATCACGGTCACCGGAGAGCCGTGGGGGATCCGCGACGCCAAGCAGGCCGACTGCGGCTTATCCCAGACGCGGAGGCCGATGTCGCGAGCCAGGAGCCGGACTTCCAGCTTTCCGAGCCCCGCCTCGAGGAGCGGGGCGCGCACCCGGAAGCGACCGGCAGCCGCCATCCCGGGGCGAACGTCGCCGAGGTCGTCCGTGAGCGCTCCGTACGCGATCGTGGCCCACCCCTCCTCGGCGGCGACCGTCGTGAGCCGCTCGAAGAGCTCCGCCTTGCAGTGGAAGCACCGGTCGGGGCCGTTCGCGCGGTATTCCGTTCGCTCCATCTCCCGGGTCTCGATCACCCTGACGCCGATTCCCCGCGAGGCGGCGAGGGACAGCGCGGCGGTGAGCTCGGCGCCCGGGAGCGAGGGACTCTTGGCGATGACCCCCAACGCCCGTGGACCGAGCACCTGGCTGGCCTCGGCGAGCAGGTAGGCCGAATCGACCCCTCCCGAATAGGCGACGAGGGTCCGGCCCATCCCGGCCAGGATATCGGTAAGCCGCGAGCGCTTCGCGGAGAGAGCCGGCTCGATGCCCGGCGCCCGAAGCCTCAACGTGTGCTCGATCGCACGGCGGCCCGCTTGGGGCGCGCCGGCGGAATGTCCCGCGCGAACCCCGGGCCGATCGGGACCAGCGTCGACTCGCGACGCGCCTGCGCGCGCACCATCGCGATCGCCCGGAGATGCTCCTCCCAGCTCCGCGAGAAGATGTGGGTCCCGTCGCCCCGGGCGACGAAGTAGAGCTCGGTCGAGTCCGCCAGCGGGAAGAGGATGGCGTGGAACGCGCCGCGCCCGGCGCTGCAGATCGGACCGGGCGGGAGGCCGCGGTTTCGGTAGGTGTTGTAGGGCGATTTCACGTCGAGGTCCCTGTAGTAGATGCGCCCACGCCAGACGCCCATGGCATAGGACACCGTGGGGTCCGATTGGAGCATCATACCGCGCCGCATTCGATTGTAGAAGACGGCCGCGATCCTCGGACGCTCCGACGGCACCTGCGCCTCCGCCTCCACGATCGAGGCGAGCGTCACGATCTGGTGCAGCGTGAGTCCCATCTTCGCGCCCGGCAGGGCCATCTCCTCGCCGAGGACCTTGAGGCTCCGCTCCGCCATGACCCGGAGCACCTCCTGGGGGGTCAGGAGCGGATAGAAGGGGTAGGTCTCAGGGTAGAGGTAGCCCTCCATGCGGCTGGCGGGGATACCGAGGGATCGCACGAACGCGGAGTCCTCCGCGAGCGCGAGGAAGCGGACGGGGTCGATCTTGGCGCCGCGATACAGGATGTCCGCGACCTGCTCGACGCGGAGCCCCTCGGGAACGGTGACCATGTCCTCGGCCGACATTCCCTTGGCGAGCTGGCGGAGGATCCGATAGGTGCTCGAGCCGACCGGGAGCGTGAACCGCCCGGCCTGGAGGTTTCGGTCATAGCCCAAAACCCTCGCGGCGAGGACGAAGAGGCGCGTGTTTCCGACGAGCCCTTCATGCTCGAGGATCGCCGCGATCGCGTCGATGCTCGCGCCCTTAGGGATGATCACCTCGCGCATCTCGAAATGCCGCGTCACGGTGGCCGGGAACATGATGATCCCCAGGAGCACCACGACGCCGACGATTCCTCCGAGGAGGAGGGTTCGCCGGATGCGGTGGCGGCGCCTCACGGCCGCTCCTCGCCCCGTCGCGTGCGGGGCCGATCGAGCCAGCGCTGGAGGATCACGGCCGCGGCGGCGGCATGGACCGCGTCCCCGGACGCCGCGCGCCGCGCGCGCGCGCCACGGTCACCGCGTCCGCTCCGCTCCTCGGCCTCGCGGCTGCTCAGGCTCTCGTCGATCAGGTGCACGGGCAGCCCCGATTCCTTCCTAAGAGCCTTGGCGAACCGCTCGACGCGGCGGACCTCGGGCCTCGACTCCTCCCCCTCCAGTCCGAGCGGAACGCCCACGACCACGGCCGCAGCCTCCACTTCGAGGGCGACCGCCGCGACCGCGGCGGGAGCGTCGCGAACCGTAGAGAGGCGCAGGGATCGGAGGGGCGTGGCGAGAGACCCGTCCGAATCGCTCAAGGCAAGCCCGAGCTGGCGGAGTCCGAAATCCACGCCTAGGACTCGCATCGCAGCGCGTTCAGGATGGCCTCGAAATCGGTCGGCACGGAGCGGGTGAACTCGAGCGGCTCGCGCGTCACCGGATGCGCGAACCCGAGCGTTTCGGCGTGGAGGGCCTGATGGTCGATCTCCGAGAGGTGGAGCGCGGCTTGGGCGCGCCGCGCGGGCGGCAGGCTCACGAGAGGGCCGCGCCGGCCGCCGTACTCGGCATCGCCGAACACCGGATGGCCGAGGTGCGCTAAGTGCACGCGGATCTGGTGGGTCCGCCCCGTTTCGAGCGTGAGGAGAACCTCGGCGAGATAGCCGTAGTCTCGGACGACCCGGTATCGCGTGGCCGCGTGGCGTCCGCCGCGCGTGACGACCGCGATCTTCTTTCGGTCGCGCGCGCTCCGCGCCAGGGAGGCCTCGACCCTCCCCTCCCGCTCCCGCATCCGACCCCAGACGAGGGCCCGGTACACGCGCTTCATTTCCCGGGCTCCGATCTGGCGCGCCAACTCCCGGTGCGCCTCGTCCGTCCGCGCGACGACGAGAAGCCCCGATGTCCCCTTGTCGAGGCGATGGACGATCCCGGCCCGCTCGGCGCCGTGCCCGTCCGGGAGGGAGCTGTACCGGTGGAGGAGCGCGTGCACGAGGGTGCCGGTCCGGTGGCCCACGGCCGGGTGGACGACCATGCCCGCCGGCTTGTCGATGACCGCGAGCGCGTCATCCTCGTAAACGACCTCGAGCGGGATCGCCTCCGGTAAGAGCGCCTGGGGCGCGCGGCGCGGGCGGACGACCTCGATCCGGTCCCCCTCGCGGACGCGCCGGCTTGGCCGCGCGGGCGCGTCGTTCAGCCGCACGTGGCCGTCGTCGATCAGCTGGCGGACCGCCGAGCGGGAAAGCGATCGCTCCGCCTCGGCGAGGAAGCGGTCCAATCGCTCACCGGCCCGCGATGCTGGAACCGTATGAATTTTCGGGATCGGGAGCGGGTCGCCCCGCTCGGGCGAGATTCCAGGCAAGAAAGAGTACCCCCAGCGTGACGGCGCTGTCGGCGACATTGAACACCGGCCACCGGACGGATCCGACGCCGATGTCGATGAAGTCGACGACCCACCCCAGGCGCGCGCGGTCCACCAGGTTGCCGATCGCGCCGCCGAGGATGCACCCGAGCAAGATCCGATTCGCAAGGCTCCGGTAGGTCTCACGAAGAAAGAGGTAGATGACGACCGCGATCGCCAGGACCGAGATCACGATGAACGGGACGCGGCTGCCGGGAAAGAGCCCGAATGCCGCCCCCGTGTTGTGGACCAGCGTGAAGCGCGCGAAGTCGTCGAGCACCGGCACCGGCCGGCCCATCAAGAGCCGCGAGGACGCCAGCCACTTGGTGAGCTGGTCGAGCGCGATCACGGCGGCGGCGCACGCGGCGAAAACCCCGGCCCGAAGGGTCATCCGCGGAACGAGTTCGAACCCTTTTCCTGCTTCTCCTGGCACGAGACGCAGAGACCGGCGAACGGGATCGCGTCGAGGCGTGCCTTGCCGATCTCCTTCCCGCACTCCCCGCAGTCGCCATACTCGCTTCGGTAGAGACGCCGCAGCGCCTCATCGACGCTGTACAGGAGGCGCCCCTCGGCCGAAGCGAAGAGAAACGCCTTCTCACGCTCCATCGCGTCGGTGCCCATGTCGGCCATGTGGAACGAGTAGGCCGAGAGGTCTCCGCCGGCGTCCCGTTGGGTCTGGTTCATCGTCTTCTCCAAGTACCCCAATTGGCTCAGAAGCTTCCGCCGCTCGTCCAACAGTCGTTCTTCGAAATGTTTGAGATCCTTCTTGGTGAGCAACGTCTCATCCTCCTTTTCGAACGCGCTCGATGCCGACCCGGGCCCGCTCGCCGTCGAATGTCCATTCCTCGACGGCAACGTCCCCGGAAACACGCGGCACCAGCTCCTCCGCCAGCACCTCTTCCCGAATGTATCCCTCGTACCGCTCGCAGGCCTTGGAGAGGCCGGGCGAGAGATCCCAGAAGAGCCGGATCCGGTCGGTCACGTCGAAATCGGCTCCCTTCCGAAGCGCTTGGATCCGGTGCGCGAACTCGCGGACCAGACCCTCCGTGCGCAGCTCCTCGTCCAGGGTCGTGTCGACCGCGACCGCGATCGTGCCCTCCCCCTGCGCGACCCACGGCGGCCGCGAAACCTCTTGGATGATCACGTCCTCGCTGACGATCCGGAATTGTTGCCCGGCCGCCTCGACTTCCCAGCCTCCGGCGGCGATCGCCCCGCGCAGCTCCTCCGCCGGCGCTTCCTGAATGCGGGACGCGATCTCCTTCATCGCCGGACCCACCTTCTTGCCCAGGATCGCGAAATTGGGTTTCACGCTCACGGAGAGGAGCGCCCCGCGGTCCGGAAGCAGGACGATCTCCTTCACGTTCAGCTCATCCTTGATCAGATCGGCCAGTGCCGTCAGATCCCGAGCCTCCCGTTCCTTGAGCCCGGCCACTGCGAGCCTCCGGAGGGGCTGCCGGACCCGGAGCGAGGAGGCGCTCCGCGCGGCGCGGGCCATGTTCACGACCCGGAGCGCCAGCTCCATCGAGCGCTCGAGCCCCTCGTCGATCCTCGCGCGTTCGGCTTCCGGGTAGTCGCACCAATGGATGCTCTTGGGTTCTCCGGGGGACGCGGGGAGGACCAGGTGCTGGTGGAGCTCCTCGGAGAGGAACGGGATGTACGGGGCCAGGAGGCGCGAGACGGTGCGCAGGCACTCCCAGAGCGCGTCGTACGCGGCCCGCTTGTCGGCGGGATCGCCCGACTTCCAGAAGCGCCGGCGGGAGCGACGGACGTACCAGTTCGAAAGCTCCTCCAGCACGAATTCCTGGATCAGCCGGGCCGCGCGCGTCAGATCGTAGTCGTCGAGCGAGCCGCGGCAGGCCGCCGTCAGCGTGTGGAGGCGCGAGAGAATCCAGCGGTCGAGCAGCGCGGGCGTCGAGGGCTCCTTCTTCGCCGGGTCGTAGCCGTCGATGTTCGCGTAGAGCGCGAAGAACTGCGCGACGTTTCGCAGCGTGCCGAGGAGCTTCTTCGTCACCTCGGTGACGCCCTCGGGGTCGAAGCGGGTCGGCATCCACGGAGGGCTCACGGAGATCAAGTAGAAGCGGAGGGCGTCGGCCCCGCGTTGGTCCAGGATGGCGTTCGGATCGACCGTGTTCCCGCGCGTCTTGCTCATCTTCTTGCCCTGCTTGTCGAGGATCAGCTCGATCGGGAGCACGTGCTTGTAGGGCGCGCGGCCCGAGACCGCCACCGCGATCGCCATCAGGGTGTAGAACCAGCCCCGCGTCTGGTCCATCCCCTCGGAGATGAAATCGGCCGGGAAGGAGCTCTCGAATTCCTTCTTGTGCTCGAAGGGGTAATGCCACTGCGCGTACGGCATCGAGCCGGAATCGAACCAGACGTCGATCACTTCCGGTACGCGCCGCTGCGACCCGCCGCACTTCTCGCAGGTGAAGACCACCTGGTCCACGAACGGCCGGTGCAGGTCGAGCGGATCGGGTACGCCGTTCCCCTGCCGGAGCTCGGCGATGCTCCCGACACAACGGTCCGCGCCGCACTTCTCGCAGCGCCAGAGGTTGAGGGGCGTTCCCCAGTAGCGGTTTCGCGAGAGGGCCCAATCGACGTTGTTCTCGAGCCAGTTTCCGAATCGATTCGCGCCGATGTCCCCCGGATGCCACTCGACGGTTTTGTGCGCCGCGAGGAGCTGATCGCGGAAGCGCGTCGTCGCGATGTACCAGGTCTTCCACGCGTAGTAGAGAAGGGGCGTGTCGCAGCGCCAGCAGAACGGATAGCTGTGCGTCGTCATCTCCTCACGGTAGAGCGCGCCGTGGGTCTTGAGCCACTTCCGGATATCGGCCTCGGCGTCCTTCACGAACTTCCCGGCCCACGGCGTGACCTCGGCCGTGAACCTCCCCTGAGGGTCGACCATGTGGTGCTGCGGCAGGTCGAGGCGCTGCCCCAGGACGTAGTCGTCCTCGCCGTACATCACGGCGGTGTGGACGACCCCCGTCCCGTCCTCGGTCGTAACGAAGTCGGCGTCGGTGATGTAGTAGGCCTTCTTGCCGGTCACCTTCTGCAGATCGATGAAATCGAAGAGCGGTCGATAGCCCTTCCCGATCAGCTCCCGCCCCTTGAGCTCGCGCTCGACCACGTGCTCCCCTTCGAGCTGGCTCAGCCGGTCACGGGCGACGTAATAGCGCTCCTCCTTATCGCCCCTCGTCTGGCGGACCCGGACGTAATCGAGGTCCGCGCCGACCGCGAGCGCGACGTTCCCCGGGAGGGTCCAGGGGGTCGTCGTCCACGCGAGCACGAACGCGCCCGGCTCGTCGACGAGCTCGAACTTGACCGTGACGGAGGGCTCGGTCACGTCCTCGTAGCCCAGGCTCACCTCGTGGCTCGAGAGCGGCGTTCCGCAGCGCGGACAGTACGGGACGATCTTGTGGCCCTGATAGAGTAGCCCCTTGTCCCAGATCTGCTTGAGAAGCCACCAGACGCTCTCGATGTACTCGTTCGCGAAGGTGACGTACGGATGATCCATGTCGAGCCAGAATCCGATCCGCTCGGTGTTGCGCCGCCACTCGTTCTCGTACTTGAGGACGCTCGTGCGGCACCGCGCGTTGAACTCGGCGATCCCGAACTTCTCGATCTGGTCCTTGCCGCTGATCTTGAGCTCCCGCTCCACCTCGATCTCGACCGGGAGGCCGTGCGTGTCCCATCCGCCTTTGCGGGGGACGTAGTGGCCGCGCATCGCCTTGTAGCGGCAGACGACGTCCTTGACGGTCCGGGAGATGACGTGGTGGACGCCGGGGAGGCCGTTCGCGGTCGGGGGCCCTTCGTAGAAGATGAACGGCGGAGACCCCTCGCGGCGCTTCAGCCCCTCCTCGAAGGCGCGGATCTCCTTCCATAGCTCGAGGACGGTTCCCTCCGAGGCGGGAAAATCGAGCTTCGTCGAGAAGGGAAGGAACCGGCCGGTCTTCGCGATCATGCGCGGGGGTCCGGCGCGGGAAGCTGGCCGATGAGCTTGGTGACGAGGCGCGTGAGGACCGGCTCCGCCTTCGCGGCGTTGGCCAGAATTCTCGGGATGTCGACCGCCTCGAGGGCGTCCGGGAGACAGAGATCGGTCACCACGGCGAAGGCGACAAGGCGCAGTCCGCCGTGGACGGCCACGATCGCTTCCGGTATCAGGGACATGCTCACGAGGTCGGCGCCCGCCCACCTGAGGAAGCGGTACTCGGCGCGGGTCTCGAGATTCGGCCCGGCCACGCCGGCGAGGACGCCCTCGCGCAGCCGGATCCGCTCCGCCAGCGCCACGTCGCGGGCCAGCGCGATGAGGGAGCGGTCGTACGGCTCCGACATGTCCGGGAACCGGGGTCCGAGCGAATCTTCATTCGGTCCGATGAGCGGGTTGTCGCCCATCAGATTGATATGGTCGACGACGACCGCGATGTCGCCGGCTTCGTAGAGAGGGTTCATCCCTCCCGCCGCGTTCGTCACGATCAGGGTGTGGATGCCGAGCGCCTTGAGAACGCGGACCGGAAACGTCACCTGGCGCATGCTGTAGCCTTCGTAGTAGTGCACGCGGCCGCTCATGATGGCCGCGGCCCTCCCGCCGAGGCTGCCTATGACCAGGTTCCCGGCGTGGCTCTCGACGGACGTGCGCGGGAAGTGCGGGATCAGATCGTAGGGGATGACGGTCGGCTTCTTCGTGGCCGATGCGAACTCGCCCAGTCCCGTGCCCAGGATGATTCCGACCTCGGGCTTGACCGATGTGCGGCCCGCGATGAACGCCCTCGCCTCCTCGATCGTGCGGAGGAGATCCGATGACGAGGCCGTGCCGTCTTTCACGCCTGCGCTTCCAACCTTTGCCACAGATCCTCCTCCCTGATTCCGTCCGCCTCGATCCATTTTCGGCGCGACGCGGCGCCGCCCACGATGCGGAGGGCCCCGGCCCTGAGGCCGAGCCGATCGCGAAGTAGCGCGAGCGTCGCCTCATTCGCGGCCCCGCGGTCCGGCGGGGCGGTCACCCGCACCCGGACGATTCCCTCCGCCCGCGACCCCGCGACCTGGTCCGCGCGTGCTCGAGGCGTGACGTGGACCTGAAATCTCAAGCCCGGCGCCCGTGTGCGCGCCGCGCCGCGCTCATGTGGGCCGCGTGCCCAGAAGCGCCGTCCCGATCCGCACGATCGTGGCGCCTTCCTCGATGGCGATCTCGAAATCGTCCGACATCCCCATCGAGAGCCCGGCCCCCTCTTCCAGGAGTCCCGCTCGCACGGCGCTCTCGCGCAGCTTCGCGAGGGCGCGGAACGCGGCCCTGGCTCCTTCGGCTCCGCCCGTGAGCGGCCCGATCGTCATGAGCCCCGCCGCGCGGAGGGGCGGGAGCTCCTTGAGCCGGCTCAACAGAGCGAGCGCGGCCGAGGGCGCGACCCCGAATTTCTCCACGTCGCCCGAGGTATTCACCTCGACGTAACAGGACGGCGATCTTCCCGCCGCGAGAGCGCGGCGCGCCAGATCCTCGGCCAGCGACGTCGAGTCCACCGAGTGGATCTCGTCGAAGATCTGGACCGCCCGCTTGACCTTGTTGCTTTGAAGATGCCCCACCAGGTGCCAGCGGATGCCCTCACCGACTTCGGCGAGCTTCCCCTCCGCCTCCTGGATGCGGCTCTCTCCGAATTCCCGGAGGCCGAGCGCTTTCGCTTCGCGAATCGTCGCGGTCGGAACGCCCTTGGTGACGGCGAGAAGCCGTACGGATTGGGGAGACCGGCCCATCCGCTCGGCTGCGCGCGCGATCCGATCTCGAACCAGGTCCAGCCGGTCTGAAAGTGAGTTCACGCTTGGCGTTCGGGAGCTAGGAAAAAATTAAGAGCCGGACAGTATAGGCCCCGCGCGCGCCGTGGAACAAGCGGTTTTGGCCGCTCGCGGGCGTACGGGAGGGGTCAGGGCCGAGAGTCGCGGTATGGATCGTCGGTCAGGACGAGCGTCCCGTCGCAACCTT from Candidatus Eisenbacteria bacterium harbors:
- a CDS encoding DUF3098 domain-containing protein; amino-acid sequence: MAFGRKNYVILAVAAAVILTGYLALSRGSITLAPILLLTGYLVLIPWGILAK
- the larE gene encoding ATP-dependent sacrificial sulfur transferase LarE, which gives rise to MGRTLVAYSGGVDSAYLLAEASQVLGPRALGVIAKSPSLPGAELTAALSLAASRGIGVRVIETREMERTEYRANGPDRCFHCKAELFERLTTVAAEEGWATIAYGALTDDLGDVRPGMAAAGRFRVRAPLLEAGLGKLEVRLLARDIGLRVWDKPQSACLASRIPHGSPVTVMKLSQVEQGEAWLREALGLRVARLRHEGTHARIEVLEEDIARISGETTLSNISFALNRLGFMTVEIDPRGYRRPDPQPAVLAEERVDGERR
- the mltG gene encoding endolytic transglycosylase MltG; the protein is MARSAPHATGRGAAVRRRHRIRRTLLLGGIVGVVVLLGIIMFPATVTRHFEMREVIIPKGASIDAIAAILEHEGLVGNTRLFVLAARVLGYDRNLQAGRFTLPVGSSTYRILRQLAKGMSAEDMVTVPEGLRVEQVADILYRGAKIDPVRFLALAEDSAFVRSLGIPASRMEGYLYPETYPFYPLLTPQEVLRVMAERSLKVLGEEMALPGAKMGLTLHQIVTLASIVEAEAQVPSERPRIAAVFYNRMRRGMMLQSDPTVSYAMGVWRGRIYYRDLDVKSPYNTYRNRGLPPGPICSAGRGAFHAILFPLADSTELYFVARGDGTHIFSRSWEEHLRAIAMVRAQARRESTLVPIGPGFARDIPPARPKRAAVRSSTR
- the ruvX gene encoding Holliday junction resolvase RuvX, with the protein product MRVLGVDFGLRQLGLALSDSDGSLATPLRSLRLSTVRDAPAAVAAVALEVEAAAVVVGVPLGLEGEESRPEVRRVERFAKALRKESGLPVHLIDESLSSREAEERSGRGDRGARARRAASGDAVHAAAAAVILQRWLDRPRTRRGEERP
- a CDS encoding RluA family pseudouridine synthase; translation: MSPTAPSRWGYSFLPGISPERGDPLPIPKIHTVPASRAGERLDRFLAEAERSLSRSAVRQLIDDGHVRLNDAPARPSRRVREGDRIEVVRPRRAPQALLPEAIPLEVVYEDDALAVIDKPAGMVVHPAVGHRTGTLVHALLHRYSSLPDGHGAERAGIVHRLDKGTSGLLVVARTDEAHRELARQIGAREMKRVYRALVWGRMREREGRVEASLARSARDRKKIAVVTRGGRHAATRYRVVRDYGYLAEVLLTLETGRTHQIRVHLAHLGHPVFGDAEYGGRRGPLVSLPPARRAQAALHLSEIDHQALHAETLGFAHPVTREPLEFTRSVPTDFEAILNALRCES
- the lspA gene encoding signal peptidase II produces the protein MTLRAGVFAACAAAVIALDQLTKWLASSRLLMGRPVPVLDDFARFTLVHNTGAAFGLFPGSRVPFIVISVLAIAVVIYLFLRETYRSLANRILLGCILGGAIGNLVDRARLGWVVDFIDIGVGSVRWPVFNVADSAVTLGVLFLAWNLARAGRPAPDPENSYGSSIAGR
- a CDS encoding TraR/DksA family transcriptional regulator gives rise to the protein MLTKKDLKHFEERLLDERRKLLSQLGYLEKTMNQTQRDAGGDLSAYSFHMADMGTDAMEREKAFLFASAEGRLLYSVDEALRRLYRSEYGDCGECGKEIGKARLDAIPFAGLCVSCQEKQEKGSNSFRG
- a CDS encoding isoleucine--tRNA ligase is translated as MIAKTGRFLPFSTKLDFPASEGTVLELWKEIRAFEEGLKRREGSPPFIFYEGPPTANGLPGVHHVISRTVKDVVCRYKAMRGHYVPRKGGWDTHGLPVEIEVERELKISGKDQIEKFGIAEFNARCRTSVLKYENEWRRNTERIGFWLDMDHPYVTFANEYIESVWWLLKQIWDKGLLYQGHKIVPYCPRCGTPLSSHEVSLGYEDVTEPSVTVKFELVDEPGAFVLAWTTTPWTLPGNVALAVGADLDYVRVRQTRGDKEERYYVARDRLSQLEGEHVVERELKGRELIGKGYRPLFDFIDLQKVTGKKAYYITDADFVTTEDGTGVVHTAVMYGEDDYVLGQRLDLPQHHMVDPQGRFTAEVTPWAGKFVKDAEADIRKWLKTHGALYREEMTTHSYPFCWRCDTPLLYYAWKTWYIATTRFRDQLLAAHKTVEWHPGDIGANRFGNWLENNVDWALSRNRYWGTPLNLWRCEKCGADRCVGSIAELRQGNGVPDPLDLHRPFVDQVVFTCEKCGGSQRRVPEVIDVWFDSGSMPYAQWHYPFEHKKEFESSFPADFISEGMDQTRGWFYTLMAIAVAVSGRAPYKHVLPIELILDKQGKKMSKTRGNTVDPNAILDQRGADALRFYLISVSPPWMPTRFDPEGVTEVTKKLLGTLRNVAQFFALYANIDGYDPAKKEPSTPALLDRWILSRLHTLTAACRGSLDDYDLTRAARLIQEFVLEELSNWYVRRSRRRFWKSGDPADKRAAYDALWECLRTVSRLLAPYIPFLSEELHQHLVLPASPGEPKSIHWCDYPEAERARIDEGLERSMELALRVVNMARAARSASSLRVRQPLRRLAVAGLKEREARDLTALADLIKDELNVKEIVLLPDRGALLSVSVKPNFAILGKKVGPAMKEIASRIQEAPAEELRGAIAAGGWEVEAAGQQFRIVSEDVIIQEVSRPPWVAQGEGTIAVAVDTTLDEELRTEGLVREFAHRIQALRKGADFDVTDRIRLFWDLSPGLSKACERYEGYIREEVLAEELVPRVSGDVAVEEWTFDGERARVGIERVRKGG
- a CDS encoding purine-nucleoside phosphorylase, giving the protein MDRGGRNQGGGSVAKVGSAGVKDGTASSSDLLRTIEEARAFIAGRTSVKPEVGIILGTGLGEFASATKKPTVIPYDLIPHFPRTSVESHAGNLVIGSLGGRAAAIMSGRVHYYEGYSMRQVTFPVRVLKALGIHTLIVTNAAGGMNPLYEAGDIAVVVDHINLMGDNPLIGPNEDSLGPRFPDMSEPYDRSLIALARDVALAERIRLREGVLAGVAGPNLETRAEYRFLRWAGADLVSMSLIPEAIVAVHGGLRLVAFAVVTDLCLPDALEAVDIPRILANAAKAEPVLTRLVTKLIGQLPAPDPRA
- a CDS encoding DUF167 domain-containing protein, which encodes MSRSPSRKAPRSCGSGRRFWARGPHERGAARTRAPGLRFQVHVTPRARADQVAGSRAEGIVRVRVTAPPDRGAANEATLALLRDRLGLRAGALRIVGGAASRRKWIEADGIREEDLWQRLEAQA
- a CDS encoding YggS family pyridoxal phosphate-dependent enzyme; translated protein: MNSLSDRLDLVRDRIARAAERMGRSPQSVRLLAVTKGVPTATIREAKALGLREFGESRIQEAEGKLAEVGEGIRWHLVGHLQSNKVKRAVQIFDEIHSVDSTSLAEDLARRALAAGRSPSCYVEVNTSGDVEKFGVAPSAALALLSRLKELPPLRAAGLMTIGPLTGGAEGARAAFRALAKLRESAVRAGLLEEGAGLSMGMSDDFEIAIEEGATIVRIGTALLGTRPT